One genomic segment of Flagellimonas marinaquae includes these proteins:
- a CDS encoding PaaI family thioesterase, translating to MNEHKEKILSVCNQICKGTLMETLDITYIDVGENFLLAKMPVTPKVHQPDGVLHGGASVALAESVGSAASYVFLDGNEFFVRGIEISANHVRSIKEGYVYARASILHKGRTTQLWEIKITDEEGNLISNCKLTTIALPRK from the coding sequence ATGAACGAACACAAGGAGAAAATTCTCTCCGTTTGCAACCAGATATGCAAAGGGACCTTAATGGAAACTCTGGATATAACATATATAGATGTTGGCGAAAACTTCCTTTTGGCCAAAATGCCCGTAACACCAAAAGTACACCAGCCCGATGGTGTTTTGCACGGTGGTGCCTCTGTGGCGTTGGCAGAAAGTGTGGGAAGTGCGGCATCTTATGTTTTTTTGGACGGAAACGAGTTTTTTGTGCGCGGTATAGAGATTTCCGCTAACCATGTGCGTTCCATAAAAGAAGGATATGTGTACGCAAGGGCATCCATTTTACACAAAGGACGAACGACTCAGTTATGGGAAATAAAAATAACGGACGAGGAAGGAAACCTGATATCCAATTGTAAACTCACGACCATTGCATTACCTAGAAAATAA